The Thermoplasmata archaeon genome includes a window with the following:
- a CDS encoding FeoB-associated Cys-rich membrane protein: MNVYELIIIAVVALLVINAIVFLIRSRRRGKNGCSCERSCSNCTGCSGPNVTIEDDSKKE, translated from the coding sequence ATGAACGTATATGAATTGATCATAATCGCAGTGGTAGCGTTATTGGTCATCAACGCCATAGTTTTCTTGATCAGAAGCAGACGCAGGGGAAAGAACGGTTGCAGTTGTGAAAGGTCATGCAGCAACTGCACTGGATGTTCCGGACCCAATGTGACTATAGAGGATGATTCCAAGAAGGAATGA
- the feoB gene encoding ferrous iron transport protein B — protein MTLTIALAGNPNCGKTTLFNALTGSSQRVGNWPGVTIDRKVGKIRGTDAELVDLPGIYSLSPYSPEEIVSRDYIVHEKPDAIINIVDATNLERNLYLTMQIIDMGIPMVLAMNMMDEVEKRGDHIDVSFISDSIGIPVIPISAAKKDNIDKLVEKIIEVAEKRECPPEIVYDVSVEKTVKAAEKALEGKVPTENIRFYAFKLIDGDPLVNKEFPGARDEIKEEICALEKEHDDLADSIIADCRYTKIVEIVHKAITKAPRDERGTLSDRIDRIVTHKIVGIPIFIVIIAIVYFVALYDGPLMTSPGAWATGALNDWFDSFREDVADWCLSNDVSEITTGILTDGIMAGVGAVLGFLPQIAIMFTCLIILEEIGYMARVAFVMDRIFRYFNLSGKSFIPLLVGTGCGVPGVMSSRTIESESDRRITAMTVTFMPCSAKLPIISAIAGAMAGNMWVAVYAYFMGIMLVILSGIVLKKFQKLSGNPAPFIMELPPYHVPKLYGVLKGIFDRCWSFVKKAFTVVLLASVIVWFLCHFNFTFDYLDSDELMNESILATIGNYLAYIFVPLGWGDNWELAASTVTGLMAKENIVATLGVLLVGDSEASVTSVSEALAAMLGNQAAILSFFSFNIFCAPCVAAIGAIHRELGTWKATGLGVLYQCTVSYLIALIVFVVYGTILGVDIDWFSYVLAVLSVVALVYVLLSKDPFRQRREVDA, from the coding sequence ATGACACTGACTATCGCACTGGCGGGTAATCCAAACTGCGGAAAAACCACACTTTTCAATGCATTGACAGGGTCATCTCAGCGCGTAGGAAACTGGCCTGGCGTAACGATTGACAGAAAAGTCGGAAAGATCAGAGGGACCGATGCTGAGTTGGTTGACCTTCCCGGGATATACTCTCTATCGCCATATTCACCCGAGGAAATTGTTTCCAGGGATTATATCGTCCATGAAAAACCGGATGCCATCATAAACATCGTCGATGCAACAAACCTTGAGAGGAACCTGTACCTGACCATGCAGATCATAGACATGGGCATACCGATGGTATTGGCCATGAACATGATGGATGAAGTTGAGAAACGGGGCGACCACATCGACGTCAGCTTCATCTCAGATTCGATCGGCATTCCAGTCATCCCTATCTCCGCAGCAAAGAAAGATAACATCGACAAACTTGTTGAGAAGATTATCGAAGTTGCTGAAAAGAGAGAGTGTCCCCCGGAAATCGTATATGACGTTTCTGTGGAAAAAACAGTGAAGGCTGCTGAAAAAGCACTCGAAGGCAAGGTCCCGACAGAGAACATCAGATTCTATGCGTTCAAATTGATCGACGGGGACCCTCTTGTCAATAAGGAATTCCCAGGCGCCAGAGACGAGATCAAAGAGGAAATATGTGCTCTGGAGAAAGAGCATGATGACCTAGCGGATTCCATAATTGCAGACTGCAGATACACCAAAATCGTAGAGATCGTCCACAAGGCGATTACCAAAGCTCCGCGCGACGAACGCGGAACCCTATCCGACCGTATCGACAGAATAGTCACTCATAAAATCGTCGGCATCCCAATTTTCATTGTCATTATCGCTATCGTTTATTTCGTAGCACTCTACGACGGTCCGCTGATGACATCACCAGGTGCTTGGGCCACCGGGGCGTTGAATGACTGGTTCGACTCTTTCAGGGAGGATGTCGCCGACTGGTGTCTGAGCAATGACGTGAGTGAGATTACCACAGGCATACTGACGGACGGAATAATGGCCGGAGTAGGTGCTGTCCTTGGATTCTTGCCACAAATCGCTATCATGTTCACGTGCCTGATCATCTTGGAAGAAATCGGGTATATGGCCCGTGTCGCTTTCGTCATGGACCGTATCTTCAGATACTTCAACCTCTCAGGAAAATCCTTCATCCCTCTTCTTGTTGGTACCGGCTGCGGAGTACCCGGCGTTATGTCCTCTAGGACCATAGAGAGCGAATCGGACCGCCGCATCACCGCTATGACGGTGACATTTATGCCCTGCAGCGCTAAACTCCCCATCATCTCAGCAATCGCAGGAGCCATGGCCGGGAACATGTGGGTGGCAGTCTACGCATACTTCATGGGGATCATGCTTGTGATCCTGTCCGGTATCGTCCTGAAGAAATTCCAAAAACTGTCCGGCAATCCAGCACCGTTCATAATGGAACTCCCGCCATATCATGTACCTAAGCTGTACGGTGTCCTCAAAGGAATCTTTGACAGATGCTGGTCATTCGTGAAGAAGGCATTCACTGTTGTCCTCCTTGCATCCGTTATCGTCTGGTTCCTCTGCCACTTCAACTTCACATTCGATTATCTGGATTCGGACGAATTGATGAATGAATCCATCCTCGCCACCATTGGAAACTACCTTGCATACATCTTCGTTCCGCTAGGATGGGGTGACAACTGGGAGCTCGCAGCATCCACCGTAACCGGACTGATGGCAAAGGAGAACATTGTCGCCACATTAGGAGTGCTTCTTGTAGGCGATTCTGAGGCTTCAGTAACATCCGTGTCAGAGGCGCTTGCGGCCATGCTCGGAAACCAAGCGGCAATCCTCTCATTCTTCAGCTTCAACATATTCTGCGCACCGTGCGTTGCCGCGATAGGCGCCATACACAGAGAACTCGGTACATGGAAGGCCACCGGACTTGGAGTGCTCTATCAATGCACGGTTTCTTATCTTATCGCATTGATTGTCTTTGTGGTATACGGAACGATTCTCGGGGTGGACATCGACTGGTTCTCATACGTATTGGCCGTATTGAGTGTTGTCGCCCTGGTCTACGTTTTGTTGTCCAAGGATCCGTTCAGACAGAGAAGGGAGGTCGATGCATGA
- a CDS encoding sel1 repeat family protein — translation MMRYFYNMYSGSDMMEPLEKAKFIIRNNTESGYLDAYNILMRESKKDSAEADYYLGLMYARGQGVPKNYESACAWFEKGFEGGHPGCAYYLGMIYLKGLSVDRDSQKAKEYFLMAAGRGDVRAEYELGLLHFKNDEIPRDLEVSASWMKQAAEHGHVEAQFVLGQYYKTGAGVKEDIPMAVRWLMTAALNGHQGAQVLLGNMYRTGDGVPQNNDEADRWYDMADSNR, via the coding sequence ATGATGCGATATTTCTACAATATGTACTCCGGTTCGGATATGATGGAGCCTCTCGAGAAGGCAAAATTCATCATACGTAACAATACCGAATCGGGCTATTTGGACGCTTATAACATCCTGATGCGCGAGTCCAAGAAGGACAGTGCAGAAGCGGATTACTACCTCGGACTCATGTATGCTCGCGGACAGGGAGTCCCGAAGAATTATGAATCTGCCTGCGCTTGGTTCGAGAAGGGCTTCGAAGGCGGACATCCTGGATGCGCATACTATCTTGGTATGATTTATCTCAAAGGCCTAAGTGTGGATCGCGATTCGCAGAAGGCAAAGGAATACTTCCTTATGGCTGCCGGAAGAGGCGATGTGCGCGCAGAGTATGAACTTGGGCTTCTTCATTTCAAGAATGATGAGATCCCTCGCGACTTGGAAGTATCGGCAAGCTGGATGAAACAGGCCGCGGAACACGGCCATGTGGAAGCACAGTTCGTTCTTGGACAATACTACAAGACCGGAGCCGGGGTCAAAGAGGACATACCTATGGCCGTAAGATGGCTGATGACGGCTGCTCTCAACGGGCATCAAGGGGCTCAGGTGCTTCTCGGTAACATGTACAGGACCGGTGACGGGGTACCTCAGAATAATGACGAGGCTGACCGCTGGTACGACATGGCCGACAGCAACAGATGA
- a CDS encoding ferrous iron transport protein A codes for MKTLSDIPIGGTAKVKKLYGEGAVRRHIMDMGITKGVSIEIRKVAPLGDPIEITVRGYQLTLRKADAELIEVE; via the coding sequence ATGAAGACCCTCAGTGACATCCCTATAGGCGGAACTGCCAAAGTAAAGAAGCTTTACGGGGAAGGAGCTGTAAGAAGACATATTATGGATATGGGCATCACCAAGGGCGTAAGTATCGAAATAAGAAAAGTTGCCCCTTTGGGAGATCCCATCGAAATAACTGTGCGCGGGTACCAACTCACGCTCAGGAAAGCCGATGCCGAGCTCATCGAAGTCGAGTGA
- a CDS encoding ferrous iron transport protein A, with amino-acid sequence MNMEVTQSAGFNSVSENTSGPLVPISFLKSGESGKVVKISGKKEVKSFLEGLGFIPGTPVKIVNRDNSGRILEIRGSRIAIDDGMAMKIMVTQ; translated from the coding sequence ATGAACATGGAGGTCACACAATCCGCAGGTTTCAACTCTGTTAGTGAAAACACCAGCGGACCTTTGGTTCCTATTTCATTTCTTAAGAGTGGGGAATCGGGGAAGGTTGTGAAGATCTCGGGTAAAAAGGAAGTCAAAAGCTTCCTTGAGGGTCTGGGATTCATTCCTGGAACGCCTGTTAAGATAGTTAATCGTGACAACTCTGGCCGCATACTTGAAATAAGAGGTTCGAGAATAGCTATCGATGACGGTATGGCCATGAAGATCATGGTCACCCAATGA
- a CDS encoding formate--tetrahydrofolate ligase: MLTDIEIAYEANPKPIKEIAAKLGLTEDDISPYGKYIAKVPIENLERLKDKQDGKLIMVTAITPTPAGEGKTVTSIGLMEGLGALGKNVVGALREPSLGPTFGIKGGATGGGYAQVYPMWDIDLHFTGDIHAVAAAHNLLSAIVDNELVRDNPYNIDPARVVWRKTVDMNVRELRNIVTGLGKDKIKGGVPHESGFIITSASEIAAILCLAKDRADLRARLERIVVAYTYDNKPVTVKDLKCVGAMMVLLKDAINPNLVQTLEGQPVFVHGFPFANIAHGNNSIIATKTALKLADYVVTESGFASDLGGEKFMDIVCRESGLRPSCVVIVATVKALMTHGGGVLEDESTLTIEALEKGMCNLDKHIQNMSSYGVPVVVGINHFAQDTQEQMDYIRDHCMKLGVPVAFNDGFMKGGEGSKALAQTVVDTIDSAKTDFKFLYDLDQPIKNKIEIIAKSIYGADGVTYDPLVDKRIEGYEKDGFGKLPICIAKTQASLSDVSTLKGVPKGWKLHVREINISAGAGFIVPECGTLTLMPGLPKVPAAMRMDLKDDGKIVGLK; encoded by the coding sequence ATGTTGACTGACATCGAGATTGCGTACGAGGCAAATCCGAAACCTATCAAAGAGATTGCTGCCAAACTCGGGCTTACAGAGGATGACATCAGTCCCTACGGAAAGTACATCGCGAAGGTACCTATCGAGAACCTTGAGAGGCTCAAGGACAAACAGGACGGTAAGCTCATCATGGTCACTGCCATCACACCTACACCTGCTGGTGAGGGAAAGACCGTCACGTCTATCGGACTCATGGAAGGTCTCGGAGCACTGGGAAAGAATGTCGTCGGTGCGTTGAGGGAACCCTCTCTCGGACCAACTTTCGGTATCAAGGGAGGAGCGACCGGAGGAGGATATGCCCAGGTCTATCCCATGTGGGATATCGATCTCCATTTCACAGGCGACATCCATGCCGTCGCCGCCGCACACAATCTGCTGTCCGCTATCGTTGACAACGAACTCGTCAGGGACAACCCATACAACATCGATCCCGCCCGCGTCGTCTGGAGAAAGACCGTCGACATGAACGTCCGTGAACTGAGGAACATCGTGACCGGACTCGGAAAAGACAAGATCAAAGGAGGTGTGCCTCATGAATCTGGATTCATCATCACATCCGCTTCCGAGATAGCTGCCATCCTCTGTCTCGCTAAGGATCGTGCAGACCTCAGGGCAAGGCTCGAGAGAATCGTCGTTGCATACACTTATGACAACAAACCTGTCACCGTCAAGGACCTCAAATGCGTCGGAGCCATGATGGTCCTTTTGAAGGACGCCATCAACCCCAACCTTGTTCAGACACTGGAAGGACAACCCGTCTTCGTTCACGGATTCCCGTTCGCAAACATCGCCCACGGAAATAACTCCATAATTGCGACCAAGACTGCACTGAAACTCGCAGACTACGTTGTAACGGAATCCGGTTTCGCTTCCGATCTGGGAGGAGAGAAGTTTATGGACATCGTATGCAGGGAATCTGGTCTCAGGCCTTCATGCGTTGTCATAGTCGCCACAGTCAAAGCGCTCATGACTCACGGAGGAGGAGTTTTGGAGGATGAGTCGACACTCACCATCGAAGCCCTCGAGAAAGGTATGTGCAACCTTGACAAGCACATCCAGAACATGAGTTCATACGGAGTGCCTGTTGTCGTAGGAATCAACCACTTCGCTCAGGATACGCAGGAGCAGATGGATTACATCCGCGATCACTGCATGAAGTTGGGTGTTCCCGTAGCATTCAATGACGGTTTCATGAAGGGAGGAGAGGGCTCCAAGGCTCTCGCCCAGACTGTCGTTGATACCATCGACAGTGCGAAGACTGACTTCAAGTTCCTCTATGACCTGGATCAGCCTATCAAAAACAAGATCGAGATCATTGCGAAGAGCATCTACGGAGCCGACGGAGTCACATACGATCCGCTCGTGGACAAGAGAATAGAAGGCTACGAGAAGGATGGATTCGGAAAGCTCCCTATCTGTATCGCCAAGACACAGGCCTCTCTGTCTGATGTCTCGACTCTGAAGGGTGTGCCTAAGGGATGGAAGCTGCATGTCAGAGAGATCAACATCTCCGCTGGAGCAGGATTCATAGTTCCCGAATGCGGTACGCTGACCCTGATGCCCGGTCTTCCCAAGGTACCTGCAGCCATGAGAATGGATCTGAAGGACGACGGAAAGATCGTCGGACTGAAGTGA